acaatggaaggggtggggaaatcttgtattttattaatcaaataaaGGAAAAGTAAGACTCGCACTTTTTAGCGTTCTGTgaagttttacattgtttaagAAGCTTTTCTGTGGTCGTGTGAAgctatttcattttaatttgtctgttggaaaaaaatcacatctgGTCTCTGTGTTATAGGAGAAGACTCATTCAACGCTTTTCCTGATGAAGATCCGTCCAACAGCAAATGTTCTGCTTGGATCAAAAGGAAAAGTCCATGATTTCATCAAGATCAACCAATGTGATTGACACAAAGTAGTCTGTGTGGGATTttaagaaaaaagacaacaatgtgTGACTTCACACTTTCCCTCCCATGGAAACAAGGACTAAAGCTGGCCACACGTTCCTGCATGTCTGTGTGGGCCTCACTGTGGGTGTAGAGTGGGGTGTTGTGGTGAGTGTCCCTTGATTTCCGGATGCAGAACATTCTCGATCAAAACTTAGACATGGCCACAGCTCTACTGGCAGGGGAGAAACTGAAGGAGCTGATCCTGCCGGGATCCTCGCAGGATGAGAAGGGCGGGGCACTGGCTGGCCTCATGGTGCAGCTCAAACTGGAACTGCCCTTTGATCGGGTTGTTACCATAGGGACGGTCATCATCCCCATTCTGCTGGTTACCCTGGTGTTCACAAGAAACTTTGCAGGTAAGAAATACACTAATGAACAAGATAACTCAGGGAGAGCAAAGCTcagccaagcaccaaatctcatctttgccagatattagcagtttcctggatcagtgatcctgatcatggtaccatcattcacactttaaaggcttggaagaaatgtctatccccattaatagccaaacagtaggtccaaatgtatgggcacctcCACTTTATTATTAGGGGGTGGGGCAGttgtgatgaaatgcacaatttgGATCCGACccagatgaaacttggtggatAACTGAGGAACCAAACCGACACAATTGAGTCATACTTCATGTAAATCAGTCAATTATGAACAGAGAATGAGAGATAGAGTTTTTTCAGTTTCATccaggtctatctttggttaaatgttaaatacttaCATAAtacataatcctgctaaaagaaaaacaaacaaataaataaacattggtGGAGATAATATAGTTCTCTTGTTTTTGGCATATCTTTGCATACAGAACTAAAACTGGTAAGGCGTGATGTGGTTCTGTCTTGTTTAATCACTTAGAATTAAAAGAAATTCAAGAAAACAAGTAATAGTCTGATGTAATATGGATGTAACGTATGATCATGTTGCTTATTGAGGAAAATGTGGGATCTGTTGACTCGTCTTTAAGTACAAGAAAAAAGCGTTTGGTTCACAGTGCTGAGTCAGACTCTGCAGCAAAAATTAGGATTAAACTGGAATAAGTTTTCAACTTCAGCAGCAAACTAGTAGATGTCCAAACAAGTCAAGTTTAAGATAGAAAGGGGACTGTTAGCTGTGATAGTAACATACACACGTTCTCAGTATTAAGACTTTTTTTGAGAGATGAATCTGAAGAGGAGTCATATACAATATTGTCCGTGTTTTGATGACAATCACTTCTTTATTTCAAAGATCAAACGTGAACTTGCTGCGACCCTGAATCACTCAGACTTCACTTACTGGACAGAGAGTCCATCATGAAAAACAGAGACAGGAAACAGAACCTCATCTTTGCAATCTGAGCCGTGCACATATTTTTCATTCTGTCAAAAAGAGAGCTTTACTTGCAGACCTTGAAGAACTTGATGCGGTCGGAATTCATATGAAGACAAGGTTTGCAAAACACTCTCCAGTGAAGTTGCGATGAGAAACGTATCGTAATATATCCACTATGTGCAATATGTGAAGTGGCACTGCAAAACCTTATGTGCATGTCAAGTTTGATGAATTATTTGCCTGAATTGTTTTCTGAATATTTTGACAAAGGATTTAAagtgttttctctctctttgtgtTCTACGTAGAGGAGTCCATATACTGTTACACACCACATAACTTTACTCGCGACCAGGCGTTGTATGCCAGAGGCTACTGCTGGACGGAGCTTCGTGATGCTGAGCCTGGTGTGGAGCCTCAACTTTGGCCTTCGCTATTTGAACACAAGTTCCTACCCTACGCTCTCCTGGCCTTCGCCGGAATCATGTACATTCCTGTTCTAGCATGGGAATTCCTCGCCTCAACACGGCTCACTTCAGAACTCAACTTTCTGCTTCAAGAGATTGATAACTGCTATCATCGAGCAGCTGAGGGCCGAGCCCCGAAGATCGAGAAACAGATCCAATCCAAAGGACCTGGAATCACTGAGAGGGAGAGGAGGGAGATCATTGAGAATGCAGAAAAGGAGAAAAGCCCCGAGCAGAATCTTTTTGAGAAATATCTGGAAAGACGAGGCCAAAGTAACTTTCTTGCAAAGCTGTACCTGGCCCGGCACATGGCCATCATCTGCCTCAGCTCCATCCCCATTTCCTACCTGAGCGCCTACTACGCCCGCCAGAGACAGAATGAGTTCACGTGTGCTCTGGGTGAGCCCCCGGACATTAGCAGCTACCCGGAGCTGAAGCTGAGGGTGAACTGTAAGTTGCCTGCTGTGCAGCTACAGCGCATCATGGCAGCAGTAGATATCGGCTTGCTCTGCACCGTCAACCTCATCATTCTCCTTAATTTGCTGCATTTGTTTGTAGTGCGCAAGTCCAACTTTGTATTTGACAAACTGCATAAAGTTGGCATTAAAACAAGGCGACGCTGGCAGAAGTCTCCTTTCTGCGACATAAACATTTTGGCGATGTTCTGCAACGAGAACAGGGACCACATCAAATCCCTCAATCGACTGGATTTCATTACAAACGAGAGTGACCTCATGTATGACAACGTGGTCCGGCAGCTGCTGGCTGCACTTGCACAGTCCAACCATGATTCTACACCCACTGTGAGGGAGTCTGGTATACAAACAATTGATCCAAATATGGATCCCTCCGATCTCAGAATAGGAGATATGGGCGGGGAGCCGCTGGTCATCAAAAGACCTCGAAAGAAAATTAAATGGATCCCATCATCAAATCCTCTCCCACAGCCATTCAAGGTATCACTGCTTCATGCAAACAATTGTCTGTCTCCTTTTATAAATCAGCTatatcagacataggcaactggcaggCCAGTCGGGATATTTTTGTACTGTCCCcgcaaaataattaaaaaaaacacaaaataagtccaaaaacatacaaaacaagagcactcagagagcgcaaacatCTGCCAAGTGTAAAGGTACTGTATCTACAGTATCTTTcagatcatctccaaaatcatACTCGTTCAGTGGaggtaattacagaaaaatacaccaaatctgaataaaaaattcacaaaggACAATTAAAATGACCACAATGACTACGAAAACACACAGGATGactacaaaactacacaaaagaactgtaaaatgtacaaaacaaccacaaaaatacatacaacagagaaacacaaaatgacaataatttgTGCaccaaaaaaccaacaaaagcacacaaaattggaaataatataaaaaaaaacaacaaaaatacacaatgaaataacagaaatacacaaaaacaacggacaaaaatataacaaaaatacatacattccGAAACTACAGACAaatatgcaacaaaaacacacaaaaccctttgttttttcctatATTAGTACTCAGGTCATtaatggtcattattctaaactagtgcagtgcctgtaggaactatgtcttgctatagaaaagtgggaagttaagtagctttttcatgaatggtttacatgggagctttaattcctctttaatgcagagtaaaagtgaaatcctctttaaactgaccttgtaaacatttcATTCCTAATGCAACTCAAATTCTgaatttaacacacacacacacggttcacCCGAAGCGAGCAAAAAGTGAAGGGACACCGTGAAGCACCGTTCCTCGAGCCCCTCTGTTTCAGCTCTGCTACCCTGTCACGGTGCctatagcacacacacacacacacatacacacacacggatggCGCTCCAGCCCCGGGCCATCACAGCGCCTCCACTCAGGACAGGCTGCCCCGGCCTTACACCGTCCATCCTCTTCCCCGCTGCCCACAGAGTGATTGGCTGTGGTGCGTCCACAGGCTGCCTCTAACCCGGCCAACTGTGCCGCATGATCGAAGCCAACAAAGGCTCAATCCACAGTGATGACGTCATCAGTTctaaaatttcatgaaattgtcCGCTCCCGGTGGACAATTGAatgaaatcatttattaacagtatcattgcagtccaaacaagtCTGACGTCGCAcatccttgaaccaagcagcagccatgttgaaagtctcagctctgtctgtccctgaactgCAGAAATAtttgagcacacacacacacacacacacacacacacacacacacacacacacacacacacacacacacacacacacacacacacacacacacacacacacacacacacagagatttcttgctttataaatgttgacataaatgttgataatgtggccctcaatcacatttttgtggcccccactgtcaTAAAAGTTGCCCAGCTCGGAGTTATACTGTCAGTGAGAGTATAGGGTACAATCCTTCTAAAAACTGATTttagagtaaattattattactctGTTATTACAAAATGATGTTTCTTTTGATAATGACTCGTTTGtcttttgtaaataataaaggAACCCCTAACCCTCACACGTTTGGAAAACAACACCAAGGCTGAAAAACCCAAACCACTCAGAAGAAAAACTGTGGCCGACAGCTTCATGGCACCTCTTCTGGATAACAAGAGCACACAACAGTCTTCAACTAAAGGTTAGCTATAGTGTTGATCTatgttcattatttttctttgcacACCTCATACTGTACCACAGGGATAGtctagttaaaaaaacaagaaaagaaaagaaaactggAGCAAGAATTCTCCAAGTAGACAAAAGAGGAGAGCAAGGTGTTTCACTTTTTTCAGTCACAGTATTATAGTTAAAATGAATATAGAATatatctgatcattttaaatgtctcatttattgaatttagatcagtgcattatatttgaacttttaaaaaaagtccttggtctttttcttgttttgcagATTTAAGTGGGATGGAGAAAAAGAACACACGCAATTTCTCCCTGGACGTCCAACCGTACATGCTGACAGCACCAAAGCCTAAGGTGGTGACCCCCATCACAGAGCCTGTGCCCTCCGAGCACAGCATAGACACTGTGTATTTGGAAGGCACTCACACTATTATTCATGTGTCTGGTCCCATCACGGGTAAGCTTGTGTgtctcatcacacacacacgtgtcaaaTTCAATTCCCAAAGGCTCCGTTCGGCCCCTCAGAGGATCCAACAATTTAATCTGTGACATAATTTTGCAATCCATTACATTTGGTTAAACTGTGCAGTTCCAGAATCAGATGTTTGTGACTGAATGCTTTGGTCTTGAGCATATTCTCTGTGATCTGTAAGAAGCATTAGCAAATGTACAGTATAATTATAGTTAAAATGACACACATTTCTTTTACGATTAAAAATACTTGGAACAACaatgagttggacacccctAACTTAACCCACATTGTGTGTTATAGTTTTGCTTTCGTTAAAATAGAGTTCCAAAGGGGTGGTACGTGTCCGGCAAATTTTCATAGGAACTTAAGCTCAGAAATTTTGGGAAGATATATTGGGAAGTTGTGAAacttcatgggaattatttattgaaattaaccagaAACTGGGAGTCACTTaaataactgatgctgatattttttgatgatgctaaaatatattttcccaacTACATTTAACATCCCTGTTTAAGGCCAAccttcaattttttaaaatgtccccTTCCCTACCCTTTCcgttgtcctaccctgactccctcttccctgtttaaaataaatgtatttatttaattgcaataataaaacatgcacagCTGTTGCAAAAAGATTGGACTACATGTAGTGTAACTTTGACAGCAGCAGACAAGaggagtaaaaataaataaaatgacaataatttcCATTAAACCCCATGGAAAGTGATCAACTTTGAAAATTCCTAGAGTTTTACAACCCTAgttgaaatgttatttaaaaattactccaaattcatggttaattccaataaataattcccatgctaagtgtatatattttaatatttccaaGCTTAAGTTCCTGTGGAAATGTACCGTTAATTATCCGCCCCATAACCCTAtcttaaaacaaacttttaagtaTTTTGATGGACCTGTTTTGATCTTTCTGTTTTCAGATACTAAGGTCTGCTCTCCAGAGTCAACCAACACTGCCTTGTCCTCACTGAGCCTTCCCACCACGTCGTATGTAAACGGGGTGAGCCCCAACCCTCCCTCCAGTGAGGACGCTCTGAGCCCCAAGTCCTCCCCTCCACAATCAGAGCCGCTCCTTCTCAAAGAAAACCCAGAACCTCAACCACCGCCTCTGACCAGAGTAGCCACACACCAGCTTCTGGGTATACACCATACTCTCtttgaggaagaggaggatgaaaaAAGCAGAAGGGGCACATTGGCTCAGAGACCAGGGGAGCTTATTGCTGCTGGTGAATGTtagagaggaagaagaagaagaacattagCACAGAATCTTTTTCACTGACATTCGTAGATAGCACAACGATTTGGGAAAATGTAGGTGACCCATCGTCTTAGTACATgtagatgtaaataaatgtgaatgtgACCTTTAAGATAGGTAAGAAGCACATATTCATGTATTTGGAGGTTAATCACTATAATAGTGTTGGAATTAATGTCACATTCACGTCTCAGGATGACAGTTGACAGAGTCTCACCTACAAATGCAACCAGCAGTGATATCTTTCAACAGGGTGCTACAGAGCAGGGTATATAATATGACAGCTATAATGATCATCTCATatgagaaaatgaataaatgacctTTTAATAAGTAGATGACGTGACCGGGACCTTAGTAATGCACTTACACAGTAACTACACCACgacttcagaaaaaaaaaattaaaaaaaattagaattccCTGATAATACTTAGTCCCTTTAAGTAGAAAATAGTTGAAATGTAGCTCATGCAATAGAGTTATGGAGGTCTGCACAATTATTATGCAAAATGTCACAGTATATATTTGCGGCAATAATGAATGCGCTTAATGCATCATGTTTCACAAGTTTCTATACATGTACAGACACTTTCTTAGACTCCATGTTTGTGGCGtctttaacaacaacaaaaaagacaccTTCTTATTGCTACTCCACCATTGTTATTTAAGAATGTTTATAGAATTTTGACTATTCCATCTTATTTACAAGTTGGCCTTTTCACAACATATGTTATCAATACTGTTTACAGAACGTATCATTTGAAGTTAAAAGTACCTGATATCTGGAGGTTCATTGAAAGATAaagttttatttactgtatgtaatttgAGTTAATCAGCCATGGCAACTGGCGGCCAATGTGGCCCTCAAAGTTAATGCACAGGAttatagaaaaacacaacaaatcaacagcaaaaaatatgcagaacaattccaaaaaacatacaagatgaaaataaaaaaaatacacaaaaaacacaaaattaccgaaaaaaacccccaaaaaaacaccaaacgacaacaaaaatacacaaaaacctttaaaatgctgacatggatgctgataatgtggcccccgactgtgataaaaaaaaaaaaaaatgctcatctCTTAGACATCATATCTGTGATTTAGTGGCCTCTGGTGGTAATGTAGAATATAGAGCTTGTTGAAAGGATGATTTCCCATCGTGGTAACTGCTGGCCTAGTGcaattctaatttatttttgaaaatttgttaataataataataatattggctTGGATTAAtgatatatttcaaaatattgtagtcatttgaaaatgtaACAGTATAGGTCcccatttatatttttacatgaaAATGTTATTGTACAAGAGGACAGAGACGTCTACACTTGCATCTGCTTATTGCATCTACGTATTTCAAAAAGCAAAAACGAGCAATCGCTAGTAACGTGATGACAATGACGACTGAGCAAACCAACTTTGCAACAACTGTAGCACATGCCTGTTCCTAGTGGCCCATGTACGGTAAAAATAGATCTATGCACActgtattatttgtttatttattttgtggggAGGGGGCAGGGCAGGAGTGAAATAAAGTTATGTCATACTTAAAGGCAttcatttattctctttttttgatGACTCAAGCCAGGTAAAGTCTAGGTTtctgtgagtgtttgtgtgattatgGTGAGGGAGGGGAATCTCAGGCTACCGCACGATAATACGATACTCGTTACGTGGTTCGTGATGCCGatctttttcaaaaataaaaaatgactgtggTTAAGTGTCAGTTTCATAGAATGAAACATTGAACTTAGTGCATAAAGTTAAAGTTTGGTGACTTTtaaaagtcagaaaaacaaacagggCCCACTCTTTTATTTatctaactaaataaatattccTGTCCTCCCTAACTCTTCTACCATTTATTCCTCCCCTCACTCAGGTATAACATGATTAGGGATGGTCACATTTATGCATTACAACAaatgtcatttttgttattttttgcaagaaaaaacatacaaagtggCCCTTAAAGGATTGCACTACTATTGtcaatcaaaatgacaaatgcagacatggaACATAttgaaagttaaaaataaactaaagaccttttaaaaacaaacgaTAATTTGTTCCAGCATATTGATAATCTAATCACACATGGAATGAGGATATTTATCGCCATTTTTGTCCCACCCTGGATGAACTGACACCCTAAGTCTGTGTGCTGGGTAATCATGAACAGACTTCTGTGCTTTGCAACTTGACCCTGAAATAGATAAGCAGGTACTGAGGATGGATACACAATAAGTTTCTTTAAAAGacgatacaaataaaaaatcaatgatTCTTTGAGAGGACAGAGCGAGGTTAAGTTCAACcataatgtgtttatttcacttGAGGATTATGTGTAGCTTTGAGAAAGTGAAGCATAAATAGTAGCTTACATATTATATTCACATTATTATCAGGTAATCAGACTGTTCTGTTTAGGTGAACATTGTGAAAAGAGAGGAGGGGTTCatatgcaacaacaacaaaaaaaaaaaacaattggaaTGAGTCAGTGGAGCATAATACATTATATTATGATGTTGGCTGTTTGTGATGTGATCCAGCATCCATTCCAGCTATTTCCTGATTATAGGTGTAAAATAACCTACTGTTTGATGAATGGaagaaaaccaaataaataaaggtgctttttcattttccacAACAGCACACACATAGAATACCAGCTTTTGCTTCTTGTCTTTCAAGAAATTGATATAtaggaaattaacaaataaattcaaCTCCCTTTTCTTATTTCAACGTTATAAATTAGcgactaaatttttttttttttttttttttaatgatcacAGTTACTGCCTGAATTGTTTTAGGAAGAACAAAATATTGGGTCAATGATGTGATGACTACATTTTCTTTCCAactgtggttaaaaaaaggtttatatgCATAAAAAGATACGCACCTTCCCTATATATGCACTCACTTTGAATTTACTGTaaatttgtaatttattattttatttaaagtatcAAAATTACTGTAAATCTATTCGCATTCATATTCTGCCCTGTTTGACATGGTTTCCCAAATGTTTTGTagtcctgtaaaaaaaaagttattctaattttttttttaaatcataatatttatagaaacaatgttaatatatatgtatattgacCAAATGCTAAAGTTACTAACTAAATCGTTTTAGAAAGAACTAAATGTTAAGTCCCTTAGTTGAAGTGACCAAATGCATTATTCATGTACTATCAACTAACTAGCAAGAAAAGTTGCCTATAACACAGATATTAGGGTGGTAAAATACCCCAACACAAATTCAATCAACCCGTCAGACAGACATTATACGTACTGACCATATTTCCACGTGATAGCTCTTTGTTTTAATGAATAAACATTAGGCACGAAAGAGAAACTGAACTGGTACTTTCCTTGACTAATACACTACATgtaccagaatgcaccgcgactgtCAGCCGCAGCCGCTGCTCGAGCGAAAAACAAGCTGGATTGGAAGACGGACTGGTTTACTCAGTAAGTAGCTGCGATTTAATAAAGGACAACTGCAGCATACATCTGCACTTCACATGTATGGCCGAGTGGTGGCATGTAACGTATGTTATTTTATCATAATGTGTGGAAATTGATTAAACCAACTGGATAAAAGGCATGGACGAGCTAGCCTACATTAGCTCTGGCTCGCTGTTGCTAACACCAGCGCTGAGCTTTCAGGAGACACTGCTTAGGCTGTCCTACACATCATTTCTAGTTTCTACAACGTTAACATAGGAGCTGAGTCCTCACCTTCACCTGTACACTTTCTGTCAGTTGTCACACTGTATTCAACTACTTTGTTTAGTTACAGACAACTTTTTGCTGCATGTTAGATTTACCTCGGAGTGTTTTCACTTTTGTCGTTTCCGCTGTTAGTAAAAAGCTACGTCAgcggtgagtgagtgagtgacaCAGCAGCGCTTGTGTCTGAATGTCCGTGAACGCCTCCCTGCTCGGCTGTATGGTGTGAACCTCGGTGTGCTTCTTCAGGCATGGACCAGGACAAAAACTCAGAGGTTGGTCCAACAATCATGGATGTTTGAGGGGAGAGAGTGGGGAATGCTTTGGCTAAATGTGCTTATTAGATAAACCCCGGGCAGAGGTGGACAAAGTTCTCATCTGGATTACTTTAGTGAAAGTACAGTCAAAAACTACTTAAATACCAGTAGAAGTAGCTTTGGCATGATAAAAATGAAAGTACTTAAGTATCGGTACGTGTTGCACGTGTCGACACGCCTCCATGAGTTGACTGACACAGGTACCTAAtgtaaaataaaggttttgttATTGGTTAAACCATGAGCATCCCCGGTTTAAAGTaatttaaagaaagtgtctattcgtatggTTATCGTAAGGACAaccccctggtgctattggtacgttagACAGTGGGCATGCGCACCTGGCGAACTGCGCATGGCGTCCGTCATGTTTAAATAAGGCAATaatctttcctttaatttttagggttaggattagaaTTAGGGTTTCTCATAATAGTAAAACTTAAATTCGCAAAATATTGTACGTATACGTGTAAATAGTTACTACGCTATTAGTGCGCATGCCCCTGGAGGAGTCTTTCACGGTAGTTCCGTCACTACCTGACCTGTGTCCTTCCGGCtatagttccgtcagttttattttagtcctagtcctaaccctatccctaattCTAACCCAGGAAATTCcctaaaatatttagtttttttttcttctgtatgtttgaaggtggaatttgccgcgttaaatatgttaaaattaagaaaaaaaatgtcagaagtgggattcgaaTCCACATCAGCGGAAGAAAGAATCCTTGAGTCTAGGGCCTTAAACCGTTCAGCCATCCTAACATGGTggtaacacaggcacattacgcttatgtagaaaaggtccggcagTGATGGAATTGCGCATGCGCACAGAAGTgccggaactatagtcaggtttgtctgaggtcTGGGTCCGGAACTATAGACACTTGGTTATAACtctatcgcaacaatttttagggttaggttaagttttagtcacgtgacctaaactggccagtgactGACCTCATCAGATGATCTAAACTAgtcaatgaggggcgctgcgtacggatagaatgttggtatattgatatggtaACCGTACGGATAGACACTTCCTAATATAAAACCTTCATAAAATTCATCATC
This genomic window from Gouania willdenowi chromosome 6, fGouWil2.1, whole genome shotgun sequence contains:
- the panx2 gene encoding pannexin-2 — encoded protein: MQNILDQNLDMATALLAGEKLKELILPGSSQDEKGGALAGLMVQLKLELPFDRVVTIGTVIIPILLVTLVFTRNFAEESIYCYTPHNFTRDQALYARGYCWTELRDAEPGVEPQLWPSLFEHKFLPYALLAFAGIMYIPVLAWEFLASTRLTSELNFLLQEIDNCYHRAAEGRAPKIEKQIQSKGPGITERERREIIENAEKEKSPEQNLFEKYLERRGQSNFLAKLYLARHMAIICLSSIPISYLSAYYARQRQNEFTCALGEPPDISSYPELKLRVNCKLPAVQLQRIMAAVDIGLLCTVNLIILLNLLHLFVVRKSNFVFDKLHKVGIKTRRRWQKSPFCDINILAMFCNENRDHIKSLNRLDFITNESDLMYDNVVRQLLAALAQSNHDSTPTVRESGIQTIDPNMDPSDLRIGDMGGEPLVIKRPRKKIKWIPSSNPLPQPFKEPLTLTRLENNTKAEKPKPLRRKTVADSFMAPLLDNKSTQQSSTKDLSGMEKKNTRNFSLDVQPYMLTAPKPKVVTPITEPVPSEHSIDTVYLEGTHTIIHVSGPITDTKVCSPESTNTALSSLSLPTTSYVNGVSPNPPSSEDALSPKSSPPQSEPLLLKENPEPQPPPLTRVATHQLLGIHHTLFEEEEDEKSRRGTLAQRPGELIAAGEC